Proteins from a genomic interval of Neosynechococcus sphagnicola sy1:
- a CDS encoding alpha-mannosidase, whose protein sequence is MRTQLCFESTNPAFPEPGFIADELTVLQGYLTRFEPEKLPDLEAAIAPIHWELRGDRPAFDQELAQLRTRLQPLTVGLQQRRLQLLGHAHLDLAWLWPVSETWEAAERTFESALGLQQDFPDLIFGHSTPALYDWIETHRPQLFRTIQAQVAAGRWEILGGLWVEPELNLIDGESLVRQVLYGQHYCLEKFGALNAIAWVPDSFGFCWQLPQILKQGGIEFFVTQKLRWNDTTQFPHAAFWWRSPDGTEIFSLMSALIGQDIDPIKMANYAWEWETQTGLSNPLWLPGVGDHGGGPTRDMLETAQRWQLSSCFPTLSFTTASDYLQSLRQSATDFPVWDDELYLEFHRGCYTTHADQKRWNRHCEGLLYQAELFASLASWLTGADYPKTALEKAWKQMLFNQFHDILPGSSIPQVFEETNQTWQQIHQVGSAILEASFGAIAAEIDVSNLPHADAQPVVVFNSLNWERTAVVAMPLPNAASSWQIYDPAGQLVPCQRTADHLLFLAQGVPGAGYQSYWLCPTATNAPTPAPPSGFTLENDWLRVIIDPQTGEISSLWDHRVQREILRDHGNQLQAFQDQGQYWDAWNIDPNYAQHPLPPPQLQAIRWLESGSLQQRLQVVRQLGQSTFWQDYILETGSGVLQIQTTVDWQEQHVLVKAAFPLAMAADSITYETPCGAIQRPTRPSAPREAAQWEVPALRWADLGTSDYGISLLNNAKYGYDSQSDQLRLTLLRSPTWPDPEADQGLHQFTYALYPHTGSWQRAQTVQRGYELNQPLQVRAYPVREASATGQLPCRSQLLHLQAENLVLIACKQAEANPQQWIVRCYETQGAMAQFQMESDLPLEIIQAVDLLERPPQEAWQPRQSDVIQPWQIRSFQIQCRSNAPQAISTNL, encoded by the coding sequence GTGCGGACCCAGTTGTGCTTTGAGTCCACCAACCCAGCATTTCCGGAACCTGGCTTTATTGCCGATGAGCTGACGGTGTTACAGGGCTATCTCACCCGCTTTGAGCCGGAGAAACTCCCCGATCTGGAGGCTGCGATCGCCCCTATTCATTGGGAACTTCGAGGCGATCGCCCCGCCTTTGATCAAGAATTAGCCCAACTGCGCACCCGCCTCCAGCCCCTGACGGTGGGTCTGCAACAGCGACGGCTGCAACTGCTGGGCCATGCCCATTTGGATCTGGCCTGGTTGTGGCCTGTGAGTGAAACCTGGGAGGCCGCAGAACGCACCTTTGAATCAGCCTTAGGGTTACAACAGGACTTCCCTGACCTGATTTTTGGTCACTCCACCCCCGCCCTCTATGACTGGATCGAAACCCATCGCCCCCAACTGTTCCGCACCATTCAAGCCCAAGTAGCGGCAGGTCGCTGGGAAATTCTCGGCGGACTGTGGGTGGAGCCAGAACTGAATCTGATTGATGGTGAATCCCTGGTGCGGCAGGTGCTCTATGGGCAACACTACTGTTTGGAGAAATTTGGGGCGTTGAATGCGATCGCCTGGGTACCCGATAGTTTTGGCTTTTGCTGGCAACTGCCCCAGATCTTAAAACAGGGGGGCATTGAGTTTTTTGTCACCCAAAAACTCCGGTGGAACGACACCACTCAATTTCCCCATGCTGCCTTCTGGTGGCGATCGCCGGATGGCACCGAGATTTTTAGCCTCATGTCCGCTCTCATTGGTCAAGACATCGATCCGATCAAAATGGCGAACTATGCCTGGGAATGGGAAACCCAAACGGGGTTGTCCAACCCCCTCTGGCTTCCAGGCGTCGGAGATCATGGCGGTGGCCCCACCCGTGACATGCTAGAGACAGCCCAGCGCTGGCAGCTGTCCTCCTGCTTCCCCACCCTCAGCTTTACGACAGCCAGCGATTACTTGCAGTCCCTGCGCCAATCCGCGACGGATTTTCCGGTCTGGGACGATGAACTTTATCTGGAATTCCATCGGGGGTGTTACACCACCCACGCCGATCAAAAACGCTGGAACCGTCACTGTGAGGGATTACTCTACCAAGCAGAACTCTTCGCCTCCCTGGCAAGTTGGCTGACAGGAGCCGACTACCCCAAAACAGCCCTAGAGAAAGCGTGGAAACAGATGCTGTTCAATCAATTCCACGACATTTTGCCCGGTTCCTCGATCCCCCAGGTGTTTGAGGAGACGAACCAGACCTGGCAGCAGATCCATCAGGTAGGATCAGCCATTCTCGAAGCTTCCTTTGGGGCGATCGCGGCGGAGATTGATGTTTCCAACCTACCCCATGCCGACGCCCAACCCGTGGTGGTGTTCAATTCCCTCAACTGGGAGCGAACTGCTGTCGTGGCAATGCCCCTACCCAATGCTGCTTCATCCTGGCAAATTTACGATCCCGCTGGTCAGCTTGTGCCCTGCCAACGCACCGCTGACCACCTCCTGTTTCTCGCCCAAGGAGTCCCTGGGGCTGGCTATCAAAGTTACTGGCTCTGTCCCACCGCCACGAATGCGCCTACCCCCGCCCCACCCTCCGGATTTACCTTGGAAAACGACTGGCTGCGGGTGATCATTGATCCCCAGACCGGAGAAATTTCTAGCCTCTGGGATCACCGCGTTCAGAGGGAAATTCTCCGAGATCATGGCAATCAACTGCAAGCGTTTCAAGATCAAGGCCAGTACTGGGATGCCTGGAATATTGACCCGAACTACGCGCAGCACCCCTTACCCCCTCCCCAACTACAAGCCATTCGCTGGCTAGAATCTGGTTCCCTACAGCAGCGATTGCAGGTTGTCCGCCAACTAGGTCAATCTACCTTTTGGCAAGATTACATCCTGGAAACTGGGTCAGGAGTACTGCAAATTCAAACCACCGTTGATTGGCAAGAGCAACATGTGTTGGTGAAAGCAGCTTTTCCCCTGGCAATGGCGGCAGACTCCATTACTTACGAAACCCCCTGTGGGGCAATTCAGCGCCCCACCCGCCCCAGCGCCCCCAGAGAAGCAGCTCAGTGGGAAGTTCCAGCCCTGCGTTGGGCTGATTTAGGCACCTCAGACTACGGGATCAGTTTGCTGAACAACGCTAAATATGGCTATGATAGCCAATCCGATCAATTACGGCTGACCCTGCTCCGCAGTCCCACCTGGCCCGATCCCGAGGCGGATCAGGGGCTGCACCAATTTACCTATGCCCTCTACCCCCATACTGGCAGTTGGCAACGTGCCCAGACCGTCCAACGAGGCTATGAATTAAATCAACCCCTACAAGTCAGAGCCTACCCCGTCAGGGAAGCCTCAGCGACGGGACAGTTACCCTGCCGTAGCCAGCTGCTCCATTTACAGGCCGAGAATTTAGTCTTGATCGCTTGTAAACAAGCCGAGGCTAACCCCCAGCAATGGATTGTGCGCTGCTACGAGACCCAGGGAGCCATGGCTCAATTCCAGATGGAAAGTGATTTACCCCTGGAGATCATCCAGGCCGTTGACCTACTAGAGCGTCCTCCTCAGGAAGCTTGGCAACCAAGGCAAAGCGATGTCATTCAGCCCTGGCAGATTCGCAGTTTTCAGATTCAGTGTCGATCTAACGCCCCTCAGGCAATCTCGACAAATTTATAA
- a CDS encoding GIY-YIG nuclease family protein translates to MTVSEFPSLASLPFLPYIDAEGVLPDSLQGQVGVFGIFDQSQTLQFIGYSRDIFLTLQQLLVRRPHACYWLKVQTSDRPNRTMLETIREAWMAENGSVPPWKWH, encoded by the coding sequence ATGACCGTCTCTGAATTCCCCTCCCTTGCCAGCTTGCCGTTTCTGCCTTACATCGATGCGGAGGGAGTACTTCCAGACTCACTTCAGGGGCAGGTTGGTGTTTTTGGCATCTTTGATCAATCACAGACCTTACAATTTATTGGCTATTCCCGCGATATTTTTCTTACCCTGCAGCAATTGTTGGTGCGGCGACCCCACGCCTGTTATTGGCTAAAAGTCCAAACCAGTGACCGTCCGAATCGCACCATGCTAGAGACGATCCGAGAAGCCTGGATGGCGGAAAATGGTTCCGTACCCCCCTGGAAATGGCACTGA
- a CDS encoding FAD-dependent oxidoreductase: protein MVVKAEHEILDIQQTNCCIVGGGPAGVMLALLLARQEIPVTLLEQHRDFDRDFRGDTIHPSTLEILDQLGLADQLLQHPHGKIQHLTVRTATQVTQLADFGLLKTKFPYIAVLPQVKLLEFMIAEAQRYPNFQLILGAHVQELVEENGTVIGIRYRGQGGWHEIQAPLTIGADGRFSQLRQLAGFEPVKSSPPMDVLWFRLPRLADDPADLDSGFRTGQGNLLVIIDRQDHWQLGYVIEKGSYQQLRSQGLPVLRQEVAALVPELGDRLANLTEWSEIAFLAVESSYLRQWYRPGLLLIGDAAHVMSPVAGVGINYAIQDAVVAANSLSAALKAGQVSIAALAGVQDQRALPVRVIQAVQATIQKQLVSNALTAKSEFHPPWILRFPPFQYLLVRLVGFGIWRVRLSAAVAAPNSKEA from the coding sequence ATGGTTGTCAAGGCGGAACATGAAATTTTAGATATCCAGCAGACGAATTGTTGCATTGTCGGGGGTGGACCTGCGGGAGTGATGCTAGCGCTGTTGTTGGCACGGCAGGAAATTCCCGTGACACTGTTGGAGCAGCATCGGGACTTTGACCGGGATTTTCGGGGGGATACCATCCACCCCTCCACCCTGGAGATCCTGGATCAACTGGGACTGGCGGATCAGCTGTTGCAGCATCCCCATGGCAAAATTCAGCACCTGACTGTCCGCACCGCAACCCAGGTTACCCAGCTCGCTGATTTTGGGTTGTTGAAGACGAAGTTTCCCTACATTGCCGTCCTCCCCCAGGTGAAATTACTTGAGTTCATGATTGCTGAGGCCCAACGGTATCCCAATTTTCAATTAATTTTGGGGGCCCATGTGCAGGAACTAGTTGAAGAAAATGGCACGGTCATCGGCATTCGCTATCGTGGTCAAGGAGGTTGGCACGAAATTCAAGCGCCCCTCACCATTGGGGCGGATGGTCGTTTCTCCCAACTACGGCAGTTAGCTGGGTTTGAGCCGGTAAAAAGTTCCCCCCCCATGGATGTCCTGTGGTTTCGCCTCCCCCGTTTGGCCGATGATCCCGCCGATCTGGATTCTGGGTTCCGCACCGGGCAGGGAAACCTATTGGTGATTATTGATCGGCAGGATCACTGGCAGTTGGGCTATGTAATCGAGAAAGGCAGCTATCAACAACTGCGATCGCAAGGGTTGCCCGTTTTACGCCAAGAGGTCGCGGCACTGGTGCCTGAATTGGGCGATCGCCTCGCGAACCTGACTGAATGGTCAGAGATTGCCTTTTTAGCGGTGGAATCCAGTTATTTGCGTCAGTGGTATCGTCCAGGGTTGTTACTCATTGGCGATGCCGCCCATGTGATGTCACCCGTTGCCGGGGTGGGCATTAACTATGCGATTCAGGATGCAGTGGTAGCCGCTAACTCCTTGAGTGCCGCACTCAAAGCAGGGCAGGTTTCCATTGCTGCCCTAGCGGGGGTTCAGGACCAGCGAGCCTTACCAGTGCGAGTTATCCAAGCTGTTCAAGCGACGATTCAAAAACAACTGGTTTCCAATGCCTTGACAGCCAAGAGCGAATTTCATCCCCCTTGGATTCTGCGCTTTCCCCCCTTCCAATACTTGCTGGTGCGTCTGGTCGGCTTCGGAATTTGGCGGGTACGTTTATCTGCCGCCGTTGCTGCCCCAAACTCTAAGGAAGCTTGA
- a CDS encoding RNA recognition motif domain-containing protein, with the protein MSIYVGNLSYEVTQDDLTQTFSEYGTVKRVQLPTDRETGRLRGFAFVEMATEAEEAAAIEKLDGAEWMGRDLKVNKAKPREDRGSSGGGSWGNKGGSSRRY; encoded by the coding sequence ATGTCGATCTATGTTGGCAATTTATCCTACGAGGTCACCCAGGATGATCTCACCCAGACCTTTTCAGAATACGGTACAGTCAAGCGGGTTCAGTTACCAACGGATCGCGAAACTGGTCGCTTGCGCGGGTTTGCCTTTGTTGAGATGGCTACAGAGGCAGAAGAAGCAGCGGCGATCGAAAAACTGGACGGTGCCGAGTGGATGGGCCGTGACCTCAAGGTGAATAAGGCGAAGCCCCGGGAAGACCGAGGGTCTTCTGGAGGGGGTAGCTGGGGGAATAAAGGTGGCTCTTCTCGACGCTATTGA
- the rpsU gene encoding 30S ribosomal protein S21 gives MAQITPGENEGIESVLRRFKRKVSKAEIFPDMRKHRHFETPIEKRKRKELAKHKQRKRRSRH, from the coding sequence ATGGCCCAAATCACTCCGGGCGAGAATGAAGGAATTGAGTCTGTACTGCGTCGATTTAAGCGCAAGGTTTCTAAGGCAGAAATTTTCCCTGATATGCGGAAGCATCGCCACTTTGAAACCCCCATCGAAAAACGGAAACGTAAAGAACTTGCCAAGCATAAACAACGGAAGAGACGATCTCGCCATTGA
- a CDS encoding pentapeptide repeat-containing protein yields MAANLRNMNLKGANLSGVNLTKANLTRTNLSQTNLSNAILLGANLTETNLTKANLTNVKLQDLDLSHTYLGGAIITNALNPGFRSKKPKPSPTKDSDPC; encoded by the coding sequence ATGGCAGCCAACCTCAGAAATATGAATCTGAAGGGTGCAAATCTGAGTGGTGTGAACTTAACAAAGGCCAATCTGACGAGAACCAATTTAAGCCAGACTAATCTCTCAAATGCAATTTTGCTAGGAGCCAACCTCACCGAAACAAACTTGACAAAGGCCAACCTTACCAATGTCAAGCTCCAGGATCTCGATCTGAGTCATACCTACCTTGGCGGGGCCATTATTACCAACGCTTTAAACCCTGGTTTTAGATCTAAGAAACCCAAACCATCGCCAACTAAAGATTCAGACCCTTGTTAA